In the genome of Deinococcus sp. QL22, one region contains:
- a CDS encoding carbohydrate ABC transporter permease — protein sequence MDIPQTSADGSTNKPGSAPVLLINKPWKPQSASLRWVMLAPALVVIGATIIYPLAASFVTSFRDWRLINSPTPGPFVGFDNYTRALTDANFLNSLQVSAVYIFISVVLTLIIGLGIAMLLSKPTKLNTFARTLLIFPFAVAPVLKGYSWKFMLNPEYGIYAKMIGDVFDPLKGYVWLGHEFSALIAIAMSEVWGWAPLFALMFIGALGSISTEINEAAKVDGATNFQIFRRITLPLLAPVIYIVALLKIISAFKMFDQVAVMTGGGPGDSTQTLYFHVFQTAFRNLDMGYASALSYILVVLMGIIATFYVRTLMSKGD from the coding sequence ATGGATATTCCTCAAACGTCCGCAGACGGTTCGACCAACAAGCCGGGAAGTGCCCCTGTGCTGCTCATCAACAAACCTTGGAAGCCTCAGAGCGCCTCGCTCCGTTGGGTCATGTTGGCTCCGGCCTTGGTGGTCATCGGCGCGACCATCATCTATCCGCTGGCCGCGTCTTTCGTGACGTCGTTCCGCGACTGGCGACTGATCAACTCGCCGACGCCCGGCCCTTTCGTGGGGTTCGACAACTACACACGGGCTCTCACAGACGCCAATTTCCTCAATAGTTTGCAGGTCAGCGCCGTGTACATTTTTATCTCAGTTGTTCTGACACTCATTATCGGTTTGGGCATCGCGATGCTGCTCTCCAAGCCCACCAAACTCAACACTTTTGCACGGACGCTACTCATCTTTCCCTTTGCGGTCGCGCCTGTTCTGAAAGGATACAGTTGGAAATTCATGCTCAACCCGGAATACGGCATATACGCCAAGATGATCGGTGACGTTTTTGATCCTCTTAAAGGATATGTGTGGCTGGGACACGAATTTAGTGCGCTGATCGCCATCGCTATGTCGGAGGTTTGGGGCTGGGCACCATTGTTTGCGCTGATGTTTATCGGGGCACTGGGTTCGATTTCCACCGAGATCAACGAGGCCGCCAAAGTTGATGGAGCCACCAACTTCCAGATTTTTCGCAGAATTACCCTGCCACTGCTGGCTCCGGTGATCTATATCGTGGCCCTGCTGAAGATCATTTCGGCGTTCAAGATGTTCGACCAAGTGGCCGTTATGACCGGCGGCGGCCCCGGCGACTCAACCCAAACCCTGTATTTTCATGTCTTCCAAACGGCTTTTCGCAATCTGGACATGGGGTACGCATCGGCCCTGTCTTACATTTTGGTCGTTTTGATGGGCATTATCGCCACGTTTTACGTCCGCACACTGATGTCCAAGGGGGACTGA
- a CDS encoding carbohydrate ABC transporter permease: MKPSSGARGPSPLARKRFGQGVDIFATLMVIFFVMFPLVWMILAAFKTEIDVYSTRLFFQPTLDNFRAVFAHPTMLGSHTWISVMVSFLTVAITIPLGAAASYVLSRHRFKGRNTLFLLILITQFVPAVVVAIPFFNLFRTLGLIDTPIALVIVYLSFTLPYAIWMLRGFFDSLPVEVEEAAFIDGCNELQTLRYVTLPLVMPGLIVAGVFAFISAWNEYFFALILTKSDSLTLPIAIQTISGPRGPMWEQVSAAGIIVMVPIMVMSLFIRKYFVEGITVGAVK; encoded by the coding sequence TTGAAACCCAGCTCAGGCGCACGTGGCCCCAGCCCGCTGGCCCGCAAACGGTTTGGTCAGGGAGTCGATATTTTCGCGACCCTGATGGTGATTTTCTTTGTCATGTTTCCGCTGGTCTGGATGATTTTGGCGGCCTTCAAAACCGAAATCGATGTGTACTCGACTCGGCTGTTCTTTCAGCCGACCCTCGATAATTTCCGCGCCGTTTTCGCCCACCCCACGATGCTCGGCTCGCACACTTGGATCAGCGTGATGGTGTCGTTCCTAACGGTGGCTATTACGATTCCTCTGGGGGCTGCCGCGTCTTACGTGCTGTCCAGACACCGTTTCAAGGGCCGCAACACGCTCTTTTTGCTGATTTTAATTACGCAGTTCGTTCCAGCAGTCGTGGTTGCCATTCCTTTTTTCAACCTGTTCCGCACGCTCGGCCTCATCGATACGCCGATTGCGCTGGTCATCGTGTACCTGTCGTTTACCTTGCCCTACGCCATTTGGATGCTGCGCGGTTTTTTTGATTCTCTGCCTGTCGAAGTCGAGGAGGCGGCGTTTATCGACGGCTGTAACGAGTTGCAAACCCTGCGCTACGTCACTCTCCCGCTGGTCATGCCGGGCCTGATCGTGGCGGGCGTGTTCGCCTTTATTTCTGCTTGGAATGAATACTTTTTTGCCCTGATCCTGACCAAATCCGATTCGCTGACACTCCCGATTGCCATTCAAACCATTTCTGGGCCGCGTGGCCCGATGTGGGAGCAGGTCTCGGCAGCCGGGATCATCGTGATGGTGCCGATTATGGTGATGTCGCTGTTTATCCGCAAATACTTTGTAGAAGGCATCACGGTGGGGGCCGTCAAGTGA
- a CDS encoding ester cyclase yields the protein MEDTAPLVSAPALPVFDFADRPDYSEFVRAANTGRRQPLAGFDPDYTDIVDYIVRCTHKIWEEKAVGLIYSHYAHNILVHYSSGIMYGREAMVNNTLQRIALYAERRAYADDVIWSGNENDGFYSSHRVSSTGVHTGYSEYGPPSGRRIHRWGIADCFIRENRIVEEWLASDTLTEIRQMGFDPVALAKRAVLPNQPHTHGELDRLPTGQQYPTFLDVPSANDDPQAFVAAVLHNMWNARLINMVREYYAPNHVAFVPDSRKLYGHGDYENFVITLLACFPDLAMHIDHQCVLGDKRRGFRVATRCTFQGTHEGYGPYGAPTGRRIFLIVISHHVIRNGQIAQEWTIFDEFALLKQLHAQVAG from the coding sequence ATGGAAGACACCGCTCCCCTCGTTTCTGCCCCTGCCCTGCCCGTGTTCGATTTTGCTGACCGCCCCGACTATTCCGAATTTGTGCGGGCAGCGAACACAGGCAGGCGGCAACCCCTGGCGGGCTTTGACCCCGACTACACCGATATCGTGGATTATATCGTGCGCTGCACCCATAAAATCTGGGAAGAAAAAGCAGTTGGCCTGATCTATTCCCACTACGCCCACAATATTTTGGTGCACTATTCCAGCGGCATCATGTACGGGCGGGAAGCGATGGTGAACAACACCCTCCAGCGCATCGCCCTGTACGCCGAACGCCGCGCTTACGCCGACGACGTGATTTGGAGCGGCAACGAGAATGACGGGTTTTACAGCTCGCACCGGGTATCCAGCACGGGCGTTCATACCGGCTACAGCGAGTACGGCCCGCCCAGTGGACGCCGGATTCACCGTTGGGGCATCGCCGATTGCTTTATCAGAGAAAACCGGATTGTCGAGGAATGGCTGGCCTCCGACACCCTGACCGAGATTCGGCAGATGGGCTTTGACCCGGTGGCATTGGCAAAACGGGCGGTCTTGCCGAACCAACCACACACACATGGCGAGTTAGACCGCTTGCCCACCGGCCAGCAATACCCGACGTTTCTGGATGTCCCGAGTGCCAATGACGACCCACAAGCCTTTGTCGCTGCCGTGCTGCACAACATGTGGAACGCCCGCCTGATCAATATGGTGCGCGAGTATTACGCCCCGAACCATGTGGCCTTCGTTCCTGATTCGCGCAAGCTCTACGGGCATGGCGACTACGAAAACTTTGTGATCACACTGCTGGCTTGCTTTCCTGATCTGGCCATGCATATTGATCATCAATGCGTGCTGGGCGACAAGCGGCGCGGATTCCGGGTGGCGACGCGCTGCACGTTTCAGGGCACGCACGAGGGCTACGGCCCCTACGGCGCACCCACTGGGCGGCGCATCTTCCTGATC